The Ammospiza caudacuta isolate bAmmCau1 chromosome 22, bAmmCau1.pri, whole genome shotgun sequence genomic sequence CTAATTTTTGCACAATTAATTTTTATACAATTAATCTGCAACAGCCAAATAATTcaaccaaaaatatttatttccattatcAAGATCAATATTATTAATACTTGGAGTTTTACCTCAGGAGTGATTAAAAACCTCACAAAGGAGCGCAGACGTGTTGATTTTTGCACAATTAATTTTTACACAATTATTTTTTGCACAAATAATGTGCTACAGCCAAATAATTcaaccaaaaatatttatttccattatcAGGATCGATGTTATTAATACTGGGAGTTTTACCTCAGGAGTGATAAAAAGACCTCACAAAGTAGCACAGATGTGTTAATTTTTGCACAATTCGTTTTTGTACAATTAATCTGCAACAGCCAAATAATTCAGccaaaaatgtttctttccaTTATCAAGATGAATACTTGGAGTTATTAATACTTGGAGTTTTAATACTTGTTATTAATACTTGGGAGTTTTACCTCAGCAATGATAAAAAACCTCACAAAGGAGCGCAGTCGTgctgattttttcctctttaatgATTCTTTCAGTGCTCTCTGGGACATAGAAACTGGTCAGCAGACAACCACATTCACTGGGCACACTGGAGATGTGATGAGCCTGTCCCTTGCCCCCGATGCCCGGTGTTTTGTTTCTGGTGCCTGCGATGCCTCTGCCAAGCTGTGGGATGTCAGAGAAGGAATGTGCCGGCAAACCTTCACCGGCCACGAGTCCGACATCAACGCCATCTGTGTACgtgctgctccctcagctgggctgctgctctgcacaactACCAGGGAGATTGTGCCCAGAGTCTGGGGGGAATGGTGGGGAGGACTCCATGGATGTCAGAagttaattaattactttattattctatattgttctatattacattacatctaaactgaatctgcccaGCACTCAACTGCCCAGAATCTTGTGACTGTCATCCggcagtcctgacacacacacacacttggtCCTTCtgggaggaatgatgaggaggactccatggttatcagaaggctaattaataACTTTATTATGCTACATTATTCTGTATTATATTATACTTCATATAAGCTGAATCTACCAAGCATTTAACTGCACAAAATCTCATGACTGTCATCCagcagtcctgacacacacacacacacacacacacacacacttggccCTTCTGGGAGGAATGATcatatcagaaggctaattaattactttattatactatattattctatattatattatactacaTCTCAGCTTCCTAGGAaaagaatcctgggcaaggggatttttcagaaaacatgagTGTGACAGTGCAGCCTTTagtttgctgtgtttgtgtgatGCAGAGGGGTTCAATCTGAAAccatttgtgtttttattttccccatgaaGTTCTTCCCCAGTCGCAACGCCTTCGTTGgtctgtgattggtcattaagtaaaaacaattcacatgaaaccaatgaaacaatctccaaacacattccaaagcagcaaaacacaggagaagcaatgagataatattgttttcctttttctctgaggcttcccaggagaagaatcctgggcaagggggtTTTTCACAAAATATCAGTGTGACAGTGCAGCCTCTggtttgctgtgtttgtgtgatGCAGAGGGATTaaatctgtgtttttcttcttccccaaTGGGAAGAACTTTGGGGAAGGTGTTGGtccatgattggtcattaagtcagaacaattcacatgaagccaatgaaacaatcacctgttggtaaaAAATCTCTAAACACAGtccaaaacacaggagaagcaaatgagataagaatcAGAAAACATGACTGCAAACCTCTGGTTTCTCCTCCATTAAGTTCTTCCCCAACGGCAATGCCTTTGCCAcaggcttttaatttttttattttgttacatttttatttttttatttcattaaattttaatttgttaaatttgattttattaaatattaaatctATGTTTTTCCTCTCCCCCATGAAGTTCTTCCCCAACGGCAACGCCTTTGCCACGGGCTCGGACGATGCCACGTGCCGGCTCTTCGACCTGCGGGCTGACCAGGAGCTGATGGTTTATTCCCATGACAACATCATCTGTGGCATCACCTCTGTAGCATTTTCCAAGAGTGGCCGCCTGCTCCTAGCTGGGTATGATGACTTCAACTGCAACGTGTGGGACACGCTGAAAGCTGACAGAGCAGGCAAGTGGCGCTGAGGGTTGGGGATTTTGTGGAGTTCTCACCCTTGGAGATGTCCAAGGAGCTCCTGGATAGGGCACTCTGTTACAGCGACCTGTGTCggtcgctgctggtgatagagagacggtgaatcttgtatcttgataagaaggcttgatttattaatatatgatataatacattatagttatactaaaaagaatatagagagaggtttgcagagcagctagctaagctaagaatagatagaaaagaacccacaacaaagttgtggccaaggactcagtcccctggcttgaactggtgattggctcttaattataaacatagaaaatgagccaatcaaggtgaatcctattgcattccacagcagctgataataattgtttaccttctcttcgggggcctctggcctcccgaagatgcagaaatgtgaaagaaaggatttctgtggagaaatgtctgcgacagcactcagtgctggggacaagccacaggttggacttgatggccTTGGAGGTGTGGTGGTGTTCtcaggggtccccaggatgagaggagatgagaatcttgactccatgtttcagaaggctgatttattttattatatatatatttataatttatgaTATATTAGAAGAAAGTTATCTATtagaactatactaaaagaatagaagaaaagaatttcatcagaaggcctgaaaagaaaggaaaggaataatGATTAAATCTCGTGACTCTCAGAGaatctgagacagctggactgtgattggccattaattaaaaacagccACATgggaccaatcccagatgcacctgttgcatcccacagcagcagataattattgtttacatttcgtttctgaggcctctcagcttctcaggagaaaagatcctaacaaaaggattttccataaaatatgtCCATGACATTGGTGGCCTTTTTCAGCCTCTGAATGTGTGACTCGAGTCTCAGGCACAGATCTCAGCACTCCCTGTCTCAGCTTCAGAAATCTGAAAACTTCTTTAGGCTGCCCGGTGATGGTACAAATCCATTGGAATCCTGCTCAAGGATGGATGTTGAGAGCAGGCTGATTGCCATTAAAAACAAGGCCTTGGGGTTCAGGGATATTCTTTTTTAGGCTTTATGGCTTTGTTTATGCATTAACTATTCAAAGCAATTCAACATGAATGTTGCTATTTATacacaggaatttttttcctgttatttgtAGCAGTAGTTGTAGAGacaagcagcaaaacaacagGGACTGGAGTTTATCTTTTGAGGAAACAAACATGAAATTCATGGTCCAAAGATGAAGAGAATTTAACTTTGGgtcttcaaaatgaaaacttttgttggaaaaaatgtataaattaGGATAAAAATGTTTCATTACTCTGATCAGAACAGGAGatgagaaaaatattctttgtatTGAAATGTTCTAAGGCTTCAGATTGCCAGGCAGATTTGGCATTTCTGATATTAAACACTTCTATATCTTCTGATATTGGCACTTCTGAATTAAACACCTTTGTGGTTGTGTGTTCAGTACAGGAATTTAAGATTTGTTGGTGCTGATTTTGTTTTACCAAATTGCAGCGCTTCCTGTTGCTGGTGGGAGAATGAGGAGAGTCCTGTGAGCACTCTAATTCATGTAGAGAGATTAATTTCAAGTCTATCAAGAATATCTTGGCTCAGTGCTGTGGACTGGAAAGCTTGAACATAATTAGGTTTTCTTTTTACCTCCTTGAAACTGTTAAATTAAAGGGGATAGAGGAAAATGTTGTCTCccttaatttttctgtttagtGTCTCAATTCTTTCTTTTAATGGTGCTATAATTGAATTGTATTAGATCTCCATATTGACAAATGGATTGTATGGAGAACCTTGTGAATGTAGTAAGAGAAAATTGGATGAAAAATACTTTGGAGTTCATAACACAATTCAGTTTaacttctggttttaaaagaaaattttttgcAAATATGAAAATTTTGTAAAATTTAACTGAGACCAGTTCAGACACATTATCACTGTGGTGAGgagcaaaagctgtgcagggCATGGTTACAGTGACATTGTCACAATCTTCAGGGCTGTCACTTCACAGCTCATGGGACACCAGTAAAGGTCATAATAGGgggaaaacagaaggaaaattttgGAGTAATGCATTTACTGAATTATCCCTTGAGAacccacccagctctgccctgagtCTGAGCTTATAAAACCAAAGGCATTTTATAATTCCAGCCCTGTTTGTTCAGGATTTCTGACTCTAGAGCTTGGTTAACCCAAACGTGCTGTGCTGTAACTGGAACAGACAGGAAATGACCCAAACAAAGCAATTTATTGTTGATTTCTCATTCCCAGGTGTCCTTGCTGGTCACGATAACCGTGTCAGTTGCTTAGGTGTGACTGATGATGGCATGGCAGTGGCAACAGGGTCATGGGACAGCTTCCTCAAGATCTGGAACTGAAAAAGGTGAGTACCCAGCTCCTTaaggcagttttggggtccaGAATGCTTCTTGCCAGCAGTGCTGTTATTGGGGCTGATCATTCAGGGTAGTCtgaagctgcaccaagggaaatgcAGCTTGGGGAATGCAGCAGATATTGGGAAGAAGTTTTCTGCAGAAAGGTGAttaagttttttacagaaaggtgataaagttctggaatggctgcccagggaggtgctgcagtccccatccatgggtgtgtttaacaaagcctgggtgtggcactgggtgccagggttgagttgaggggttggggctgggttggactctgtgatcttgaaggtctcttccaacctggtgattctgagaatttgggggaattctgtgaatttgggagaattttgggaattcccaggagctggggaagtggtggagtcgccatccctggatgtggcagggttgagttgaggggttggggctgggttggactccatgGTGTTTAAGGTCgcttccaacctggtcattctgtgaattctgtgaaatcAGTGAGGAGCAAACCCAAGCAGTTGGGAGGTTTAGATAACCATTACTTTAATGCATGGCATTTGGGGGTTTAGATGGCCATTACTTTAATGCACGCACTGACATTTTTCTGAAGGTCTATTTTTAATTACCAAACTTTCCTGtgtgggtttttaaataaataaataaatatccttGGGGAAGCGGGGGGATAATACAATGCCTGCATGTGCCAGTGGTGGGGACAGCAGAGTTTGCCACTTGTGTGCAGTGTCTCAAAGTGCAACTCTCACCAGATGTTTCTGTGTGCCAGAAGAGCAGCGGACTCCAGGACTGGAAGAAGTTTCCAACGGTTGAAAATGACAAAGATAGCATATCCAATCCAACCATACTAACTTGGACCCCCATCCTCCCCAACTTCAAAGGGCAAGATCTTTTGCGTCTCCTGTTGCTGAAATGAAGAGCACAATTACCTTTCCAAGAAGAATTTCTGTGTTGTAAGCAAAATGAAATT encodes the following:
- the GNB1 gene encoding guanine nucleotide-binding protein G(I)/G(S)/G(T) subunit beta-1, whose product is MSELDQLRQEAEQLKNQIRDARKACADATLAQITANIDPVGRIQMRTRRTLRGHLAKIYAMHWGTDSRLLVSASQDGKLIIWDSYTTNKVHAIPLRSSWVMTCAYAPSGNYVACGGLDNICSIYNLKTREGNVRVSRELAGHTGYLSCCRFLDDNQIVTSSGDTTCALWDIETGQQTTTFTGHTGDVMSLSLAPDARCFVSGACDASAKLWDVREGMCRQTFTGHESDINAICFFPNGNAFATGSDDATCRLFDLRADQELMVYSHDNIICGITSVAFSKSGRLLLAGYDDFNCNVWDTLKADRAGVLAGHDNRVSCLGVTDDGMAVATGSWDSFLKIWN